In Paludibaculum fermentans, the genomic stretch TCCAGGAGGGATTGGAACGGGGCCTGCCGTTTCCCGACGGAGCGAAAGAGGCGATCCGGCTGGCGATCCTGGCCGGGATGCCCGCCAAGAATATTCAGACCGGCACCTCAGTGGACATGATGCTCAGCAGGGATGCCAGGAAGGTGCTGGAGCTGGCGGACCAGGAGCGCGAGGCCAGGGGCCACAAGTCGCTCCACACGGGCCACTTATTGCTGGGCTTTCTGCTGGTGCCGGACTGCCTGGCGGCGAAGACATTGCGGAAGGTGGGGTACGAGGTGGAGACGCTGCGAGCGGAGATCCGTAGCGCCACAAATCGGGGGCTGCTGCCGGAATAAAGGGCGAAGCTGCACGGATGTTACAACCATTGCGGGATGGAGCACTTGGCCAGGGTGCTAGCATCGTTAGATCACGTCATGTTTCACCGCAACCTGACCCCCGCCCGGGCCACGCGACCCATGTTGGCCCTATTTCTTGCTGTTTCGATGTTGTCTGCCACCGCGTCAGCGCAAGCGCTGCCGCAGGGCGTGCAGAAGGTGACGAGCGTCGAAGGAATCA encodes the following:
- a CDS encoding Clp protease N-terminal domain-containing protein, with amino-acid sequence MFDRYTEKARRTIFFGRYAASEYGAAQIETEHLLLGLVQEGLERGLPFPDGAKEAIRLAILAGMPAKNIQTGTSVDMMLSRDARKVLELADQEREARGHKSLHTGHLLLGFLLVPDCLAAKTLRKVGYEVETLRAEIRSATNRGLLPE